A window of the Sciurus carolinensis chromosome 19 unlocalized genomic scaffold, mSciCar1.2 SUPER_34, whole genome shotgun sequence genome harbors these coding sequences:
- the LOC124973550 gene encoding olfactory receptor 2AJ1-like, with the protein MRPDNLTASTDFILLGLFSASLSSLVSFSFLVGTFIVTLTENTLMILLIHRDPCLHTPMYFLLSHLSFMDILHVSNIVPKVIADFLTGSRAISFAGCGTQVFLSLTLLGSECLLLAAMSCDRYVAICHPLRYPVLMSERVSVLLAAGCWLVGALNATVHTGLALHFPFCHSRAIDHFFCEVPAMLKLSCADTSRYERGVDVSAVIFLLIPLSMICASYVQILLTVLQMKSLEAWKKAFSTCSFHMVVVLMYYGPFIFTYMRPKSYHTPGQDKLLAIFYTIVTPTLNPVIYSFRNKDVLTAMKNLLRGSFPYKK; encoded by the coding sequence ATGAGACCCGACAACCTCACTGCCAGCACCGACTTCATCCTCCTGGGGCTCTTCTCCGCTTCCCTCTCCAGCCtggtctccttctccttcctggttgGCACTTTCATCGTGACCCTGACGGAAAACACGCTCATGATCCTGCTCATCCACAGGGACCCATGCctgcacacccccatgtacttcctgCTCAGCCACCTCTCCTTCATGGACATCCTGCACGTTTCCAACATCGTTCCCAAGGTGATCGCTGACTTCCTGACAGGCAGCAGAGCCATTTCCTTCGCAGGCTGTGGGACCCAGGTGTTTCTGTCCCTCACACTGCTGGGCAGCGAGTGCCTTCTCCTGGCCGCCATGTCCTGTGACcgttatgtggccatctgtcaccccctgcgcTACCCAGTGCTCATGAGTGAGAGGGTCAGTGTGCTCCTGGCTGCGGGGTGCTGGCTGGTTGGGGCCCTCAACGCCACCGTCCACACAGGGCTGGCCCTCCACTTCCCCTTCTGTCACTCTAGGGCCATTGatcactttttctgtgaagttcctGCCATGCTGAAGTTGTCCTGTGCAGACACCTCACGCTATGAACGAGGGGTTGACGTGAGTGCTGTTATTTTCCTGCTGATCCCTCTCTCCATGATCTGTGCATCTTATGTGCAGATTCTTCTCACCGTCCTGCAGATGAAGTCATTGGAGGCATGGAAGAAGGCCTTTTCCACCTGCTCCTTCCACATGGTCGTGGTCCTAATGTACTATGGGCCCTTCATTTTCACCTACATGAGACCCAAGTCATACCACACCCCAGGCCAGGATAAGTTGCTGGCGATATTCTACACCATCGTCACGCCCACCCTCAACCCTGTCATCTACAGCTTCCGGAACAAAGATGTCTTGACGGCCATGAAGAACCTGCTCAGAGGTAGCTTCCCATATAAAAAGTGA